The genomic interval GCGCGAACGCCTGCGCCCGCGCCGAGTGCGGGTCGCGCACGCCCACGCACGCGACCTCGCCGCCCGCCTCGCGGATCGCGGGAATCAGGGCGCGGGCAATGCGGGCGGCGCCCAGCAGCCCCCAGCGGAACGCAGGTTCAGTCATACCCGCAGCCTACCGCAGTCCCCCCGGCTCCCCTGGAGTCATGGATTCCGTCTGTTTCGTTCATCACCCGCCAACGCACCGGATTGCCAATTCCACGCCCGGAACCCGCCCTGCTCCTCCTGCTCTCCGAGTCGCATCCGCTCGGATTGAACGGCTTTGTCAGCCGTTCAATCGGAGTCCGACTCATGCGGATTCCGTTTGTTTCGCCAACAATCCGGAAGTTCACCGGATTGCCGGCTCCACGTCCGGAACCCGCTTCTCTCCTTCTCTGCGGGGCAGCTCTGCGAGTCGCATCCGCTCGGATTGAACGGGCTTTGCAGCCCATTCAATCGGAGTCCGTATCAGACTTCGCCGCCCCAGTCCGCGCCGTGCGCGCGCCACGCGGCCTCGATGTGCGTCAGGACGTCCAGCGGCAGCGGGCCTTCCTGCACGATCCGGACGTTGCGTTCCAGGTTCTCGATGCTGGCGGTGCCCACGATGGCGCTGTGCACGCCCGGCGCGTACGCACTGAAGCGCAGCGCGAACTGCGTCCAGTCCAGCCCGGCGGCCTCGCGCACGCCGTTCAGGTCGAGCTGGCCCAGCCGTTCCCAGTACGTCTCAGCGTAGTCGCCGGCCGGACGCTGCGTGAAGCGCCACGCGGCGTTCGCGATAGGCCGCTTGGCGATCACGCCCAGCCCGGCGTCCTGCGCGGCAGGCAGCACCTGATGGCGGCTCCACTGGTCGGCGAGGTTCACGCTCGTCTCCAGGCTCCCGAAGCGCCCGGACTGCGCGGCCCAGGCCAGCGCCTCGTTCTCGCCGCTGTACGCCGCCACGCGGATCAGGCCGGCAGCGCGGGCGTCGTCCAGCGCGCCCAGCAGGTCCTCGCGGCGCAGCGTGTCGGGCGGGCAGGAGTGCAGGTGGAAGATGTCGATCCAGTCGCAGCGCAGCCGCGTCAGGGCCTGCTCGATGCCCAGGCGGATGGCCTGCGGGGTCCAGTCGTCGGCGCCGTCCGCGCCGTACCCGCCCTTGCTGCTGAGGATGAAGTCGTGCCGCCGGTACGACAGGTGCCGCCCGATGCGTTCCTCGCTGAGACCGTAGCCGCGCGCCGTGTCCACCAGGGTCACGCCCCGGTCCACCGCGCGGTTCAGCAGCGTCCCGACGTGCTCCTCGGTCAGCGCCGCGTCCCCGACCTGCCCGGCCCCCAGGCCCAGCGCCGAGACGCGCAGGCCAGTCGTTCCAAAGTCCCGTTGCTCCATACCCGGCATTCTGCACCCGCGCGGGTCAGGGGGCCGCCAGCTGCGCCCGGGCGTCCTCCTGCGACCGGAACTGCAACTCGTACAGGTCACGGTACAGGCCGCCCTGCGCGATCAGCGCGGCGTGCGGGCCGTCCTCGACGACGCGGCCCCCGTCCATGACCACGATCCGGTCGGCATTCCGGATGGTGCTCAGGCGGTGCGCGATCACGAACGTCGTGCGGCCCTGCATCAGCCGCTCCAGCGCCGCCTGCACCAGCGCCTCGGACTCGTTGTCGAGCGCGCTCGTCGCCTCGTCCAGAATCAGGATGCGGGGGTCCTTCAGGACCGCCCGCGCGATCGCCACGCGCTGCCGCTGCCCGCCGGACAGTTTCACGCCCCGCTCGCCCACCACCGTGTCGTACCCCTGCGGGAAGGCCGTGATGAACTCGTGCGCGTTCGCGGCGCGGGCCGCCGCCTCGACCTCCTCGGGACGCGCGCCGGGACGGCCGTACAGGATGTTCTCGCGCACCGTGCCACTGAACAGCAAGGTTTCCTGCGGCACGAGGCCCACCTGCGCCCGCAGGTCCGCCAGGGCGTACTCGCGCACGTCCCGGCCATCCACGCGCAGCGTGCCGCCCGTCACATCCCAGAAACGCGGAATCAGGTTCACCAGCGTCGTCTTCCCCGCCCCGCTCGGCCCGACGAGCGCCACGACCTGCCCGGCCGGGACGTCCAGCGTCACGTCCCGCAGCACCGCGCCCCGCTCACCGTCCGCGCCGTACCCGAACGAGACTCCCTCGAACGCCACCCGGCCCTCCGCGCGGGCCAGCGGCGCCGGCTGCGCGGGCTGCGGCAGGTCACTGCGCTCGTCCAGCAGCTCGAAAATCCGGCCCGACGCGCCCAGCGCCTCCTGAAACTGATTGAAGATCCCGGTCAGGGCCGCCACCGTCCCCCCCACCTGAAGCGCGTAGAACAGGAACGTCACCAGATTCCCCGGCGTCAGGCTGCCCGCCATCACCTGCCGCCCCCCGTACCACAGCACCACCGCCAGCGCCCCGAACGTCAGGAAACTCATCACGCCCGCCATCAGCGCCTGCCACTGCGCGCGCCGCAGCGCCGCCCGGAAGCTCGCCAGCACGCCCTCCCCATACCGGCCCTGCTCCACGCCCTCCGCCGTGAAACTCTGCACGACCCGCACGCCGCTGATCGCCTCCTCGGCACTGGCGTTCGCGCCCGCCACGGCGTCCTGCACCTCACGGCTCACCCGGCGGATCTGACGCCCCACCACCACCGCCGTCCCGATCACCAGCGGAATCACCGCCAGCGTCAGCAGGCTCAGGCGCGCGCTCGTGCTGACCAGCAGCACCACCGCCCCCACCAGACTCACCGACTGCGCCGCCAGTTGCGCCAGCGCCGTACTCGTCACCGTCTGCACGGTCCCCACATCCGAGGTCAGGCGGCTCGTCAGGTCCCCCGTCTTATGCTCCCCGAAAAAACGCGGCGAGAGCGTCAGCAGGTGCGAGAACACCGCCCGCCGCAGGTCCGCCACCACGCCCGCCCCCACCCGCGAGAGCAGGTACGACTGCGCCGCCCCGAACACCGCCGACAGCGCGAAGATCCCCAGCAGCAACAGCACCGTCCGGTCCAGCTGCGACGTGTCCGACGACCCCACCCGCAGGAACGACGCATCAATCAGACGCCCGAACAACGCCGGGAACACCAGATTCAACCCACTCGACACCAACGTCGCCAGCAACCCCACCACGAACAACGCCCGGTACGGCCGCGCAAACGCCAGCAACCGCACCAGCTGACGCGGATCCCGCCGCACACGCGGAGCATCCGGACTCAAAGGAAGTGCAGGGCGGCCAGGACGGGAGAACATGACCACAGGGTACGCGGGATGAGGAGTGCCCTGTGGGGAGAAGGGAGTGGGAAGGGCAACACAGCTGCTTCGCAGGACACAGCTGCTTCGCAGAACCCCTCAGTCAGCTGCGCTGACAGCTCCCCTCAAGGGGAGCCTTGAAAGGCGACCGTCATCGCCACCAGGCCCGTCGTGCGCGCAGCGCGCGGGGCGCACGCGGCGTTAGCGGAAGATGGCGTGTGAGGCGTGGCCGTCCCCGCCCCACACCCACCGACCAAGCACGCGAAATACCTGCCCAGTGCCAACGAAAGCCCCCCCGTCCCCTCTGGGGATGGGGGCTGGGGGGTGGGGCCATCAGTAGAACCTCCAGGCCAAACGCCCGGAACTCGATCAGGCCAGAGCCGTTTCCGGAGCCGTGTACGGCAGCTCGAAGGCGTCCGCGACGCCCTGGTAGGTCAGTTTGCCCTGGTGGGTGTTCAGGCCGAGCATCAGCGCGGGGTTGCGGTGCAGGGCGCTGGGGCCGTGGTCGGCGAGCAGCAGGGCGTACGGGAGGGTCTGGTTGGTAAGGGCGAAGGTGCTGGTGCGGGGGACGGCGCCGGGCATGTTGGCGACGCCGTAGTGGATGACGCCGTCGACGATGTAGGTGGGGTCGTCGTGGGTGGTGGCGTGGATGGTTTCGACACAGCCGCCCTGGTCGACGGCGACGTCGACGATGACGCTGCCTTCGGGCATGAGGCCCAGCATGTCGCGGGTGACGAGGTGGGGGGCCTTGGCGCCGGGGATGAGGACGCCGCCGATGAGGAGGTCGGTGGTGGGGAGCAGGTCGCGGATGTTGGCTTCGCTGCTCATCATGGTGGTGATCTTGCCGAAGAAGACGTCGTCGAGGTACGCGAGGCGGCGCTGGCTCACGTCAAGGATGGTGACCTTGGCGCCGAGGCCCATGGCCATCTTGGCGGCGTTGGTGCCCACCACGCCGCCGCCGATGATGGTGACGTGGCCGGGTTGCACGCCGGGAACGCCGCCGAGGAGGACGCCGCGTCCGCCGACGGGTTTCTGCAGGTGGTACGCGCCGGCCTGGACGCTGAGGCGGCCCGCGACCTCGCTCATGGGGGTCAGCAGGGGGAGGCTGCCGTCGCCCGTCTGCACGGTCTCGTAGGCGACGCCGGTGGTGCCCGCCGCGAGGAGGGCATCGGTGAGGGGGCGGTCGGCGGCGAGGTGCAGGTACGTGAACAGCAGCAGGTCGGGGCGGAGGTAGTGGTACTCGCTCTGGATGGGTTCCTTGACCTTCACGACCATCTGCGCGGCCCAGGCTTCGTCGGCACTTCCCAGGGTGGCGCCGGCGTTCACGTAGTCCTGGTCGGGGATGCCGCTGCCGAGGCCGGCGCCCTGCTGGACGGTGACGGTGTGGCCGCGGCGGACGAGGGTGGCGACGCCGCCGGGGGTGAGGGCGACGCGGTTTTCCTTGACCTTGATTTCTTTGGGGAGTCCGATGTGCATGGGTGTGACCTCGCTGGCCGCGCAGGTGTCTCCTGCCGGCGGTGGTACTTCGTCTGTGACGCAAGATTAACAGTTCTTCACGGACCGGCGATTGCCGGTAACGGCCCGATTCGGGGTAGCTTCGCAACGCTGTTGCCCGTTCATGTCAGAATACGATCAATCATGTCTCAGAACCTTCTTGACGCACTGGACCGGCAGATTCTCGGGATCCTGCAGCGCGACGCCCGCATCGCGAACACGGAACTCGCCGACGAGATCGGCCTGACGCCCGCCCCGACGCTACGCCGCGTGCGCCGCCTGGAGGAGGAGGGCGTGATTCAGCGGTACGTGGCGCTGCTGGACCCGAAGATGGTGGGTCGGGAACTGATGGTGATCGTGCGCGTCACGCTGGACAAGCAGACCAAGGCGGGCTTCGAGGAGTTCGCGAAGAAGATGCAGGACCGCCCGGAGGTGCTGGAGTGCTTCCTGTGCCTGGGCGACATCGACTACCTGCTGAAGGTGTGCGTGCCGGACCTGGACGCCTACCAGCATTTCCTCGTGAACACGCTGGCCGCCATTCCCGGCGTGCGCAACACGGCCAGCACCATCGTGGTGAAGCAGGAAAAGCACACGACCAGCCTCCCGCTCGACTGACCACGCCCGGCGTTCAGGACGATCTCATGGGCGCTGTGGGAGACTGCGGGCATGCATCAGCGTGTTCTGTCCTGCGTGGCCCTGCTGGGCGTTCTGCTCTCCGCCTGCGCCCCGGCCGCGTCGCAGTCGGCGGCGCCGGCCGCGCCCGCGCCGCAGAAGGCCCCGCCCGCCCCCGTGTCGTTCGAGGCGATGCCGTTCCTGTCGGAGGGTCCGGTGCGGTCGTTCCCGGCGCCGCCGCCCATGACCATCAATCCGGCCCGGACGTACCGCGCGGTCCTGAAGACAGCCCAGGGGGACGTGACGGTGGACCTGTACGCGAAGGCGTCGCCGGTCGCGGTGAACAACTTCGTGTTCCTGGCCCGCCATCACTTCTATGACGGCACGCGCTTTCACCGGGTGATCGAGGGCTTCATGGCGCAGGGCGGCGATCCCCTCAGCGCCGATCCGGCCCGGTCGGCGGAGTGGGGAACGGGCGGCCCCGGGTACCAGTTCATGGCGGAAGTCCAGAACGGGCTGCGGTTCGACCGGGCGGGCGTGCTGGGCATGGCGCGCGCGGCGAGCCTGAATTCGCAGGGCAGTCAGTTCTTCATCACGGTCGCCCCGGCGGACTTCCTGAGCGGCGGGTACACGGTGTTCGGGCAGGTGGTCGGCGGTCAGGAGGTCCTGAACCGCCTGCAACGGAACTACACCGGCAGCGGCCGGGTGGTCGGGGCGGGCGCGGACCTCCTGACCGGCGTGCAGGTGTTCGAGTCCCGCTGACCGGCGGGGGGCGCGGCCTGATCCTGTAAGGAGCGTTCCATCCCGCGCGGGGCGGGGCGCTTTACACTGGCGGGCATGCGTGTTCGTTCCTTTCTTCCGCTCGTGGTGGCCGGCGCGGCCCTCTGGTACGTCCGCAGCGTGTACCGGTTCCGGGACCCGGTGCGGCTGCCGCGGGTGGGGCCGGGCGAGGTCCTGAGTCCCGCCGACGGCACCGTGAGTTTCGTGCGCCGCGTGCAGGGCGCCCAGGCGGACGGCGTGAACGTGGCCGGGCTGCTGAATGTACCGGAGGCCGCGGACGGCTGGCTGATCGGGATTCTCGTGGGGCCGCTGGACGCGCATTACGTGTACCAGCCGGTGGCGGGGCAGGTCGCGCGGGT from Deinococcus depolymerans carries:
- a CDS encoding aldo/keto reductase; translation: MEQRDFGTTGLRVSALGLGAGQVGDAALTEEHVGTLLNRAVDRGVTLVDTARGYGLSEERIGRHLSYRRHDFILSSKGGYGADGADDWTPQAIRLGIEQALTRLRCDWIDIFHLHSCPPDTLRREDLLGALDDARAAGLIRVAAYSGENEALAWAAQSGRFGSLETSVNLADQWSRHQVLPAAQDAGLGVIAKRPIANAAWRFTQRPAGDYAETYWERLGQLDLNGVREAAGLDWTQFALRFSAYAPGVHSAIVGTASIENLERNVRIVQEGPLPLDVLTHIEAAWRAHGADWGGEV
- a CDS encoding ABC transporter ATP-binding protein gives rise to the protein MFSRPGRPALPLSPDAPRVRRDPRQLVRLLAFARPYRALFVVGLLATLVSSGLNLVFPALFGRLIDASFLRVGSSDTSQLDRTVLLLLGIFALSAVFGAAQSYLLSRVGAGVVADLRRAVFSHLLTLSPRFFGEHKTGDLTSRLTSDVGTVQTVTSTALAQLAAQSVSLVGAVVLLVSTSARLSLLTLAVIPLVIGTAVVVGRQIRRVSREVQDAVAGANASAEEAISGVRVVQSFTAEGVEQGRYGEGVLASFRAALRRAQWQALMAGVMSFLTFGALAVVLWYGGRQVMAGSLTPGNLVTFLFYALQVGGTVAALTGIFNQFQEALGASGRIFELLDERSDLPQPAQPAPLARAEGRVAFEGVSFGYGADGERGAVLRDVTLDVPAGQVVALVGPSGAGKTTLVNLIPRFWDVTGGTLRVDGRDVREYALADLRAQVGLVPQETLLFSGTVRENILYGRPGARPEEVEAAARAANAHEFITAFPQGYDTVVGERGVKLSGGQRQRVAIARAVLKDPRILILDEATSALDNESEALVQAALERLMQGRTTFVIAHRLSTIRNADRIVVMDGGRVVEDGPHAALIAQGGLYRDLYELQFRSQEDARAQLAAP
- the ald gene encoding alanine dehydrogenase, which translates into the protein MHIGLPKEIKVKENRVALTPGGVATLVRRGHTVTVQQGAGLGSGIPDQDYVNAGATLGSADEAWAAQMVVKVKEPIQSEYHYLRPDLLLFTYLHLAADRPLTDALLAAGTTGVAYETVQTGDGSLPLLTPMSEVAGRLSVQAGAYHLQKPVGGRGVLLGGVPGVQPGHVTIIGGGVVGTNAAKMAMGLGAKVTILDVSQRRLAYLDDVFFGKITTMMSSEANIRDLLPTTDLLIGGVLIPGAKAPHLVTRDMLGLMPEGSVIVDVAVDQGGCVETIHATTHDDPTYIVDGVIHYGVANMPGAVPRTSTFALTNQTLPYALLLADHGPSALHRNPALMLGLNTHQGKLTYQGVADAFELPYTAPETALA
- a CDS encoding Lrp/AsnC family transcriptional regulator, giving the protein MSQNLLDALDRQILGILQRDARIANTELADEIGLTPAPTLRRVRRLEEEGVIQRYVALLDPKMVGRELMVIVRVTLDKQTKAGFEEFAKKMQDRPEVLECFLCLGDIDYLLKVCVPDLDAYQHFLVNTLAAIPGVRNTASTIVVKQEKHTTSLPLD
- a CDS encoding peptidylprolyl isomerase encodes the protein MHQRVLSCVALLGVLLSACAPAASQSAAPAAPAPQKAPPAPVSFEAMPFLSEGPVRSFPAPPPMTINPARTYRAVLKTAQGDVTVDLYAKASPVAVNNFVFLARHHFYDGTRFHRVIEGFMAQGGDPLSADPARSAEWGTGGPGYQFMAEVQNGLRFDRAGVLGMARAASLNSQGSQFFITVAPADFLSGGYTVFGQVVGGQEVLNRLQRNYTGSGRVVGAGADLLTGVQVFESR